The proteins below come from a single Roseiflexus sp. RS-1 genomic window:
- a CDS encoding energy-coupling factor ABC transporter ATP-binding protein, producing MLLRDLDIAVAPSPGAEPPALLIEDLHFAYPDGHVALRGATLSVARGEKVALVGPNGAGKSTLLLHLNGILRGKGHIAIGGVPVNEHNLPQVRARVGLVFQNPDDQLFSPTVFEDVAFGPLHMGLSADDVRARVERALALVGMQAYRDRQPYRLSMGEKKRIAIATVLAMDPDILAFDEPSAGLDPRARRGLIDLLRNLPLTMLVSTHDMLMVRELFDRMVIMDEGRIVADGNTALLLADQALLEAHGLEAP from the coding sequence ATGCTGCTCCGTGATCTCGACATTGCAGTCGCGCCGTCGCCAGGCGCCGAACCGCCAGCGCTCCTGATCGAAGACCTGCACTTTGCCTATCCCGATGGGCATGTCGCGCTCCGTGGCGCGACGCTCTCTGTTGCACGCGGCGAGAAGGTGGCGCTGGTCGGACCCAACGGCGCGGGCAAGAGTACGCTGTTGCTACACCTCAACGGTATTCTGCGCGGGAAGGGACATATTGCGATCGGTGGGGTTCCGGTGAATGAGCACAACCTGCCGCAGGTGCGCGCGCGGGTTGGTCTCGTGTTTCAAAATCCCGATGATCAACTGTTCTCACCAACTGTCTTCGAGGATGTCGCGTTCGGTCCGCTCCATATGGGGCTATCGGCAGACGACGTGCGCGCGCGGGTCGAACGGGCGCTTGCGCTGGTCGGGATGCAGGCGTACCGCGACCGGCAGCCGTATCGTTTAAGTATGGGCGAAAAGAAGCGTATTGCGATTGCCACGGTACTGGCGATGGACCCGGATATTCTGGCGTTCGATGAACCGTCAGCCGGTCTCGATCCACGGGCGCGGCGCGGGTTGATCGACCTGCTGCGCAATCTGCCGCTGACGATGCTGGTTTCGACGCACGATATGCTGATGGTGCGCGAACTGTTCGACCGGATGGTTATCATGGACGAGGGGCGTATCGTCGCAGATGGCAACACGGCTCTGCTGCTCGCCGATCAGGCGCTGCTCGAAGCGCACGGTCTGGAAGCGCCCTGA